One region of Rana temporaria chromosome 9, aRanTem1.1, whole genome shotgun sequence genomic DNA includes:
- the PSMB8 gene encoding proteasome subunit beta type-8 yields the protein MALLSLCGPKHTRDWQMPFSGGKMNPTVPFSLYDTEMAIPTGCQPAQFLRRMEKGENGVKIEPWHGTTTLSFKFQHGVIVAVDSRASAGTYIATLKANKVIEINPYLLGTMAGSAADCQHWERRLAKECRLYQLRNNSRISVSAASKLLCNMMLQYRGSGLCMGSMICGWDKKGPGLYYVDENGTRLAGDLFAVGSGSSYAYGVMDSGYRYDLTPEEAYDLGRRAISYATHRDGSSGGVVNMYHMMEEGWVKVGQYDVSELLYKYTEEKSQ from the exons atggcccTTCTAAGTCTATGTGGACCCAAACACACCCGGGACTGGCAGATGCCCTTCAGCGGGGGTAAAATGAACCCTACCGTTCCCTTCAGTTTGTACGACACCGAGATGGCCATTCCTACCGGATGCCAG CCAGCACAATTCCTTCGCCGTATGGAGAAAGGAGAGAACGGGGTGAAGATTGAGCCGTGGCACGGGACCACAACCCTGTCTTTCAAATTCCAGCACGGGGTGATCGTGGCGGTAGATTCAAGAGCCTCAGCTGGGACTTATATTG CAACTCTGAAGGCCAACAAAGTGATTGAGATTAACCCTTACTTGCTCGGCACTATGGCTGGCTCAGCTGCAGATTGTCAGCATTGGGAAAGACGTCTTGCAAAAGAGTGCAG GTTATACCAGTTGAGAAATAACTCAAGGATTTCCGTGTCCGCCGCATCCAAACTCCTGTGCAACATGATGCTGCAGTACCGAGGGTCGGGCCTGTGTATGGGCAGCATGATCTGTGGCTGGGATAAGAAG GGTCCTGGCTTGTACTACGTGGATGAAAATGGCACAAGGTTAGCCGGTGACCTCTTTGCTGTGGGTTCAGGGAGTTCCTACGCATATGGCGTGATGGACAGTGGATACCGCTACGATCTGACCCCTGAAGAGGCGTACGACCTTGGCCGCCGAGCAATTAGCTATGCCACACACCGCGATGGGTCTTCGGGAGGAGTGGTCAACA TGTACCACATGATGGAGGAAGGCTGGGTGAAAGTCGGACAATACGATGTGAGCGAATTGCTGTATAAATACACCGAGGAGAAGAGTCAGTAA